Sequence from the Salvelinus namaycush isolate Seneca chromosome 24, SaNama_1.0, whole genome shotgun sequence genome:
CCTGGAAGAACCACATAACCAGGGGGTGAGGAGGGCATGGAACATCACCAAGAGAATGGCTGTTCGGTTCTACTCATTCTGATTCTAGAATAGAATACTTATTAAAATGGACTCAACAGTGTGTGGAGATTAAGGTTGCTTTGCTCAAATGGCTTCAGTGAATGTTGTTGATTTGAGTTGTGTAGAAGAGCTTTGAGAGCTCCATCTGTTGTTCACTAATAAAAAGGTCAAGATATGGAGTTCAGAATGAGGAAATTAATCTGCAGTCATTTTATAGTAGAATCTCAATCCTCAATATACACCTTTATCCCTGTCCAAGTGTACAGCTCTACTGGTCCATTTATATATCAAATATCAAAATAGGCTCCATTTTTCAGATCCTGCTGAGAGCATCTTACCAGGCCTGATGAGGGCAGGGTCCAGAGTCTCTATCCTGTTGGTGGCCATGATCACCTTCACATCTCCCCTAGAGTCAAAACCATCCAGCTGGTTGAGAAGCTCCAGCAAAGTCCTCTGGATCTCCCGTTCTCCTCCAGAGTTAGAGTCATATCTTTGAGTGAGAGAAACACACAGTGGATAGTCAGAGTAGAGAAACAgtcctgggttgtgttcattagggcacacaacaGAGGAAGATCTAAAAAGTTTTACAATGGAAAATAAACATTTGtgtccaggtagtccctctctgttTAAGTCTGTTTCCTTCCACCTccgtgcctaatgaacacaactctGGTCATTTCAAGAGCCCTGGTGTTACCAGTGGATCCAACTGGAAGTATTTTACTACCTTTTAGTGCCGATGGCGTCTATCTCGTCGATGAAGACGATGGACGGCGCGTGTTCCTCTGCCACCCTGAACAGCTCTCTGACCAGCTTGGGCCCGTCCCCCAGGTACTTCTGGATCAGCTCAGAGCCCACCACACGCAGGAACGTAGCTGACGTCTGGTTGGCCACCGCCTTGGCCAGCAGGGTCTTACCTAACACAGAGAGGCAAACAGAGACATCAGCAGAGAGACACAAACAGGCTCACACCGTTCATTACACCATAGGATTTCAATGTCTGTTTCCCTGTACACACTGCTCGTTGCTATGCATGTCTCAGGGATTATGTACGTTGTTTTGGTGCTTCTTGTTGTGTAAAGTTTTGAGCAACTTTGGAAATAATTCCCTCTTGAATAACCAGGAACATTTTTCTAAAAACAACTTAGCGTAGAAGAATGTGAATTGTTAAATATGGATCTAACTCACCAGTGCCAGGTGCTCCATAGAGGATGACTCCTTTAGGAGGCTTGATGCCCATCTCCTCATAGTACTCAGGGTGGGTGAGAGGCAGCTCCACGGACTCCTACAGAACAGCATCAACTGTTATTATGGCAGTCACCATAAAATGTATATTGTTAACGAACATGTGGAGTATAGTATGTCCCTCCCCTCTCAGGCTGTATATACTGGTTAGTTACAGGGTAAAGACATGGTTATTACCACTGGTAGTTACTGTGTTATAGCTTGTAGTGTTATAAAGTCTATGTAATGTAGTGTTATAGAGTCTGTTATGTAGGGTGATGCCCTCTACTCTGTTGTACCTCGATCATGTGGATCTGGCTGTCCAGACCTATGTCAGATAGTAACTGTGTTATAAAGCCTTATGTAGTATTATAAAGGCTGTGGTCTTGTACCTTGATCTCCTGGATCTGGCTGTCCAGACCTCCTATGTCAGCGTAGGTCTCCTGAGGGGCCTTCTCCACCTTCATCACTGTGACCAGGGGATCAGTGTCGTCCATCAGGACACCAATCACAGCATGGACCTAGAGAACAAACAAGGAACACAGTCAATCAACGTCACTCACAGATAATAACAGAAATACTTTTCCCCACACAATGGGGACATTCCTGACTATGGGTAGACAGTTTTCTTTACCTCGTGGTTTAGTACAGAgcagatataaactcagcaaaaaaataaacgtccccttttcaggaccctgtcttgcaaagataattcataaaaatccaaataacttcacacatcttcatcttcatcttcaccctttacaatgaagatctgtgaagttatttggatttttacgaattatctttgaaagacagggtcctgaaaaagggacgtttctttttttgcttatTTTATATATGTCAGTACCTTGTGGTTGAGTGGTACAGAGCAGATATGTCAGTACCTTGTGGTTGAGTGGTACAGAGCAGATATGTCAGTACCTTGTGGTTGAGTATTACAGTGCAGATATGTCAGTACCTTGTGGTTGAGTATTACAGTGCAGATATGTCAGTACCTTGTGGTTGAGTATTACAGTGCAGATATGTCAGTACCTTGTGGTTGAGTGGTACAGAGCAGATATGTCAGTACCTTGTGGTTGAGTAGTACAGAGCAGATATGTCAGTACCTTGTGGTTGAGTAGTGCAGATATGTCAGTACCTTGTGGTTGAGTAGTACAGAGCAGATATGTCAGTACCTTGTGGTTGAGTAGTACAGAGCAGATATGTCAGTACCTTGTGGTTGAGTATTACAGTGCAGATATGTCAGTACCTTGTGGTTGAGTAGTACAGAGCAGATATGTCAGTACCTTGTGGTTGAGTATTACAGTGCAGATATGTCAGTACCTTGTGGTTGAGTAGTACAGAGCAGATATGTCAGTACCTTGTGGTTGAGTATTACAGTGCAGATATGTCAGTACCTTGTGGTTGAGTGGTACAGAGCAGATATGTCAGTACCTTGTGGTTGAGTAGTACAGTGCAGATATGTCAGTACCTTGTGGTTGAGTAGTACAGTGCAGATATGTCAGTACCTTGTGGTTGAGTAGTACAGAGCAGCCGGGCTCCAGCAGGTCTTTGTCTACGAAGGAGAGGATGCTGACATAGTGCTCTGACCCTACTGACGTAGACACGATGGCATGGTTGTCATCAATGATCTCCTCCAGGTTCCCCACAGACATGGGTGTTCCCCTCAGGTCATCCACCTTGGACCTCTCCTCCTGCAGAACAGACACAGGAAATACATGGAAGACAACAACTTATGAGTTGAATTGACATAGCCTAAGGCAGGTTTCTCAAGTAAATCAAGTGATTCATTATTATCCCGTGAAAAGGGAAATTAATTTAGCAAACAGACacatatgtggttgtcccacctagccatCTTAAGACAAATGCACTAAGTGGCTCTGAATAAGAATGTCGGCTAAATTACAACAAAAAATAGTATTTTTAAGTAAAATGTCCTACAGAGTTTACTGTATCAGTACCGTTTCTCCTTTAGTGGTTTCATCTGATAAACTACAGTAATATAGTATTATAAATACATATAATATGGTATTACAAACTCagcggccagtttattaggtacacccatctagtaccgggtcggacacccctttgcctccagaacagcctgcatTCTTCGTTGCATGGAAATGtggctcaattggtatcaagggacctaatgtgtgccaggtaaacattccccacaccacctctaccagactgtactgttgacaccaggcaagatggggccatggactcatccTGCTTATGCCAAATCTTGACTCTGCCATCAACAGGAACCAGGATTtgttttccactcctcaattgtacAGTGTTGGTGATTGCGTTCCCACATGAGCCGCTTCTTCTTGATtttaggagtggaacccggtgtggtctgctgcaatagcccaccCATGACAAGGATCAacaagttgtgcgttccgagagaccattctgcacaccactgttgttcTGCACCGTTAtctgcctgtttgtggcccgcctgttagcttacACTATTCTTGACAGTCTCCTTCCATCTCTCATCActgagctgttttcgcccacaggactgccgccgactggatgttttttgtttgtcgcaccgtTCTCAGTAAACTCTAGATACTGTCGTGGATAAAGAGCCCAGGAGGGCGTCCGTTTCTGACATACTGAATCCGGCGCGCCTGGCCCCGACCATCACACCACGCTCAGAGTCACTTAGGTCACTCATTTTGACCATTCTAAAATTCAATCAAACaataactgaatgcctcgatgcctgtttGCCTGCTTTAACTAGCAAGCAACGGCCACGTGGCTCACTGTCTGTAGGAACTAACCATTTTCGTGAAAAggatggtgtacctaataaagtaaTATATATCTGTAGTCAGTACCTCCTGTTTTTCCTCCAGCGGTTTCATCTGCTCCTGGTTCCTGATGAACTCCTCCTCCATCAGCAGGTAGTCTTTGATCCTCTCCTGCTTCAGCAGCTTCAGACGGCAGTGGGTGTGAGGGGTGACTGCATACGTCAGGGGGAAACACACATAGCATACGTCAGGGGGAAACACACATAGCATACGTCAGGGGGAAAACACAGATAGCATACACCAGGGGTAGGCAACAGGCGGCCCAGGGACCAAAACCGGCCCACAAGTGATTATTTTTGTCCACCCAAAGTTTCTGGGGGGGAGGGGGTTAGTTTTGGTCTAAAAAGACTGACATCACCAGGAATtcaaaaaataaatgtgtttaggaaatctgttcccaagtattcccacgaatAAAAAGGATGTGTTATGGCCCCTGTGGCTGAAT
This genomic interval carries:
- the LOC120019182 gene encoding 26S proteasome regulatory subunit 4-like, which produces MGQSQSGGHGPGGGKKDDKDKKKKYEPPIPTRVGKRKKKSKGPDAASKLPLVTPHTHCRLKLLKQERIKDYLLMEEEFIRNQEQMKPLEEKQEEERSKVDDLRGTPMSVGNLEEIIDDNHAIVSTSVGSEHYVSILSFVDKDLLEPGCSVLLNHKVHAVIGVLMDDTDPLVTVMKVEKAPQETYADIGGLDSQIQEIKESVELPLTHPEYYEEMGIKPPKGVILYGAPGTGKTLLAKAVANQTSATFLRVVGSELIQKYLGDGPKLVRELFRVAEEHAPSIVFIDEIDAIGTKRYDSNSGGEREIQRTLLELLNQLDGFDSRGDVKVIMATNRIETLDPALIRPGRIDRKIEFPLPDEKTKRRIFNIHTSRMTVADDVTLDDLILAKDDLSGADIKAICTEAGLMALRERRMKVTNEDFKKSKENVLYKKQEGTPEGLYL